A single window of Streptomyces xanthii DNA harbors:
- a CDS encoding MFS transporter, with protein sequence MSVGISNPLVPAGPSARATAWIVSVGVFVVNLDLFVVNVAVPALGASFDGASLASLSWVLNAYAIVFAALLVPAGRLADRFGHRRGFLLGLAVFTLASTLCALAPGVGWLSAARALQAAGAAALMPTSLALLLVATPAERRTRAVRGWAAIGGIAAGLGPVAGGLLVELDWRWVFLVNVPVGVAGLLLGARLLPADRPDRGGPLPDLTGAVLLTGAIGVLALGLVKSDAWGWSSGRTLGALAAAVLLGGAFWWRSARHPAPVVELPLLRIPAFSVATCAALLFTVAFAGLLLTSVLWCRQVWGYSAIRTGLAIAPGPLVVPVLALGSGPLVRRIGAGRTAALGCVLLGLGLVWWALSADPVPHYATGLLPGMLVTGVGVGLALPTLVGAAAAALPPDRFATGSAVTTMARQTGSVLGVAVTVSLLGQPATASAALDAFRHGWYVAAASAFIAAVAALLLRREARSPVPAAAGAAEVSHGSA encoded by the coding sequence ATGTCCGTTGGAATATCAAACCCACTTGTCCCGGCCGGACCGTCGGCGCGCGCCACCGCGTGGATCGTCTCCGTCGGCGTCTTCGTCGTGAACCTGGACCTCTTCGTCGTCAACGTCGCCGTGCCCGCGCTCGGCGCCTCCTTCGACGGCGCCTCGCTCGCCTCCCTGTCCTGGGTCCTCAACGCGTACGCGATCGTGTTCGCCGCCCTGCTCGTGCCTGCCGGGCGCCTCGCCGACCGGTTCGGCCACCGGCGCGGATTCCTGCTCGGGCTCGCCGTGTTCACCCTCGCGTCCACGCTGTGCGCCCTCGCCCCGGGCGTCGGCTGGCTGAGCGCCGCGCGCGCCCTCCAGGCTGCGGGCGCCGCCGCCCTCATGCCGACCTCCCTCGCGCTGCTGCTCGTCGCCACGCCCGCCGAGCGGCGCACCCGGGCCGTGCGCGGCTGGGCGGCGATCGGCGGCATCGCCGCCGGACTCGGGCCCGTCGCCGGAGGCCTGCTGGTCGAACTCGACTGGCGCTGGGTCTTCCTGGTGAACGTCCCCGTCGGGGTGGCCGGGCTGCTGCTCGGCGCGCGACTGCTGCCCGCGGACCGGCCCGACCGCGGTGGCCCCCTGCCCGACCTGACCGGCGCCGTCCTGCTGACGGGCGCGATCGGCGTCCTCGCCCTCGGTCTCGTCAAGTCGGATGCCTGGGGCTGGAGTTCGGGCCGCACGCTCGGCGCCCTCGCGGCCGCCGTGCTGCTCGGCGGCGCGTTCTGGTGGCGCTCGGCCCGCCATCCCGCGCCGGTCGTCGAACTGCCGCTGCTCCGCATCCCCGCGTTCTCGGTCGCGACCTGCGCCGCCCTGCTGTTCACCGTGGCGTTCGCGGGCCTGCTGCTCACGTCCGTCCTGTGGTGCCGCCAGGTGTGGGGGTACTCGGCGATCCGCACCGGCCTCGCGATCGCCCCCGGCCCGCTCGTCGTGCCCGTCCTCGCCCTCGGTTCGGGCCCCCTCGTGCGCCGGATCGGCGCGGGCCGCACCGCCGCGCTCGGCTGTGTGCTGCTCGGGCTGGGTCTCGTGTGGTGGGCGCTGAGCGCCGACCCGGTCCCGCACTACGCCACCGGACTGCTGCCCGGCATGCTCGTCACCGGAGTCGGCGTCGGACTCGCCCTGCCGACCCTGGTCGGCGCGGCCGCCGCGGCGCTCCCGCCGGACCGCTTCGCGACCGGATCCGCCGTCACCACCATGGCCCGGCAGACCGGTTCCGTCCTCGGCGTCGCGGTCACCGTGAGCCTCCTCGGACAGCCCGCCACCGCCTCGGCCGCGCTCGACGCCTTCCGCCACGGCTGGTACGTCGCCGCCGCCTCGGCGTTCATCGCCGCCGTCGCCGCGCTCCTCCTGCGCCGTGAGGCGCGATCGCCGGTGCCGGCGGCCGCGGGGGCGGCGGAGGTGTCGCACGGCTCCGCTTGA
- a CDS encoding ATP-binding protein, translated as MNRSSGPRTPGDLPAEATSFVGRRRELAQVSELLTRARLVTLTGPGGVGKTRTAVRAAHEARDTFSSGVQMVELSALRDPKLLANTVAAALDLPEQTARPALEVVADHLEDRELLLLLDTCEHLVDACAVLCDELLRAAPRLRIVATSRQPLDVPGEHVLAIGPLGVPEVAAPGDGEECDAVRLFADRASAAVAGFTVGDDNRSDVLALCRRLDGIPLAIELAVSRLRAVSLDEMLTRLDDRFRLLTGGRRTSVPRHQTLRTAIGWSHDLSTEPERLLWARLSVFAGELSLEAAESVCADDRSLPVDDVLTALIALVEKSVVVRVETPEGTRYRMLDTIREYGLERLAASGDEERTRCRHLAYFLDVARAFDQEWTGDSQIPLLRALVRDRANVRVALEYCVTTPRLHGRGLEMATALWGYWHATGLLTEGRYWLRRTLDGCRDETPTRVKALWLTSWYMDIQGERGGNEELLAEAERIAARIEDRTGAAWTLAFQAHRRYFLGRMEGCAADFEEARTRMTALGDDTGLRMLGFYGGLMLILSGEHQRGIDWCDDSLARGAAQPAEQWARSWALWVKSVGLWLRGEHEAAVECARDGLRAKAALHDLMGLAHFFEGLAWHAARLRHFERVALLQGAADALWRRAAKEARFGIPVLHELHADAAGPARAALGADGYHDAFTEGAGLPLDTVVDLALDDESAAPDVPVQRAGPADGLTPRERQVAALVSEGLTNREIAARLVVSKRTVDSHVEHILTKLGFTSRSQIAALHTGAGSSANSDASEAAPARTTAPRTTTPRTPSAAPKA; from the coding sequence ATGAACCGCAGTTCCGGTCCCCGTACCCCGGGAGACCTGCCCGCCGAGGCCACCAGTTTCGTCGGCCGGCGGCGCGAACTGGCGCAGGTGTCCGAGCTGTTGACCCGGGCCCGGCTCGTGACGCTCACCGGCCCCGGCGGCGTGGGCAAGACCCGTACGGCGGTCCGCGCGGCGCACGAGGCGCGGGACACGTTCTCGTCCGGCGTACAGATGGTCGAACTGTCCGCGCTGCGCGACCCGAAGCTGCTCGCCAACACGGTGGCCGCCGCGCTCGACCTGCCCGAGCAGACGGCGCGGCCCGCGCTCGAGGTGGTCGCCGACCACTTGGAGGACCGCGAGCTGTTGCTGCTGCTCGACACCTGCGAGCACCTGGTCGACGCGTGCGCGGTGCTCTGCGACGAACTGCTGCGCGCCGCGCCCCGGCTGCGCATCGTGGCCACCAGCCGGCAGCCCCTCGACGTGCCGGGCGAGCACGTCCTCGCGATCGGCCCGCTGGGCGTGCCCGAGGTCGCCGCGCCGGGCGACGGGGAGGAGTGCGACGCGGTGCGCCTGTTCGCGGACCGCGCCTCGGCCGCCGTGGCCGGGTTCACGGTGGGCGACGACAACCGCTCCGACGTGCTCGCCCTGTGCCGCCGGCTCGACGGCATCCCGCTGGCCATCGAGCTCGCCGTGTCGCGGCTGCGGGCGGTGTCCCTGGACGAGATGCTCACCCGGCTCGACGACCGGTTCCGGCTGCTGACGGGCGGGCGCCGCACGTCCGTGCCGCGCCACCAGACCCTGCGCACGGCGATCGGCTGGAGCCACGACCTGTCGACCGAGCCGGAGCGGCTGCTGTGGGCCCGGCTGTCCGTGTTCGCGGGCGAACTGAGCCTGGAGGCGGCCGAGTCGGTGTGCGCCGACGACCGGTCGCTGCCGGTGGACGACGTCCTCACCGCGCTCATCGCCCTGGTCGAGAAATCGGTCGTCGTCCGCGTCGAGACCCCCGAGGGCACCCGGTACCGGATGCTCGACACGATCCGCGAGTACGGCCTCGAACGACTCGCCGCGTCGGGCGACGAGGAACGCACCCGCTGCCGGCACCTCGCGTACTTCCTGGACGTGGCACGCGCCTTCGACCAGGAGTGGACCGGGGACTCGCAGATCCCGCTGCTGCGCGCCCTGGTCCGCGACCGGGCCAACGTCAGGGTCGCGCTCGAGTACTGCGTGACGACGCCCCGGCTGCACGGCCGGGGTCTGGAGATGGCGACGGCCCTGTGGGGCTACTGGCACGCCACGGGCCTGCTCACCGAGGGCCGGTACTGGCTGCGGCGCACCCTGGACGGCTGCCGCGACGAGACCCCGACCCGGGTCAAGGCGCTCTGGCTGACCAGCTGGTACATGGACATCCAGGGCGAGCGCGGCGGCAACGAGGAGCTGCTCGCCGAGGCCGAGCGGATCGCGGCCCGCATCGAGGACCGGACCGGCGCCGCGTGGACGCTCGCCTTCCAGGCGCACCGCCGGTACTTCCTGGGCCGCATGGAAGGCTGCGCCGCGGACTTCGAGGAGGCCCGCACCCGGATGACGGCCCTCGGCGACGACACGGGCCTGCGCATGCTCGGCTTCTACGGCGGCCTCATGCTGATCCTCTCTGGCGAGCACCAGCGGGGCATCGACTGGTGCGACGACTCGCTGGCCCGGGGCGCCGCGCAGCCCGCGGAGCAGTGGGCGCGCAGCTGGGCGCTGTGGGTCAAGAGCGTCGGGCTGTGGCTCAGGGGCGAGCACGAGGCGGCGGTGGAGTGCGCGCGGGACGGGCTGCGCGCGAAAGCCGCGCTGCACGACCTGATGGGGCTCGCGCACTTCTTCGAGGGACTCGCCTGGCACGCGGCGCGGCTGCGGCACTTCGAGCGGGTGGCCCTGCTCCAGGGCGCGGCGGACGCGCTGTGGCGCAGGGCCGCGAAGGAGGCCCGGTTCGGCATTCCCGTCCTGCACGAACTGCACGCGGACGCGGCGGGCCCGGCCCGGGCGGCGCTGGGCGCGGACGGCTATCACGACGCGTTCACCGAGGGCGCCGGTCTGCCGCTCGACACGGTGGTGGACCTGGCGCTGGACGACGAGTCGGCGGCGCCGGACGTGCCGGTGCAGCGCGCGGGCCCGGCGGACGGGCTGACGCCGCGCGAGCGGCAGGTCGCGGCGCTGGTCAGCGAGGGTCTGACGAACCGTGAGATCGCGGCGCGGCTCGTCGTGTCGAAGCGGACCGTCGACTCGCACGTCGAGCACATCCTGACCAAGCTCGGCTTCACCTCCCGCTCCCAGATCGCCGCCCTGCACACCGGCGCGGGCTCCAGTGCGAACTCCGATGCGAGCGAGGCAGCGCCGGCGCGGACCACCGCGCCCCGCACCACCACGCCGCGCACCCCGTCGGCCGCGCCGAAGGCCTGA
- a CDS encoding LysR family transcriptional regulator, whose translation MELQQLRYVVAVAETGGFTRAAERCLVVQSALSHQIAKLEKELGARLFERTSRRVRLTAAGEAFLPAARQALEAAERARAEVAAATGEIRGRLSVGAISTVTALDVPDLMRTFHDRYPQVRLKLIDGMSESLVDTVREGGLDLAILGVPPSFRTDRPGLGSRTLAVDHHVAVMAPGHPLARTRRGTVLPLERLADEAFVDFPAGSAARAQTDEAFQAAGLHREVAFEARFLGFLADLVRGGLGISLLPSRLVPRLPGLTAVPVRGGPVREERLVWNEARRSPAAAAFLDMVPAPE comes from the coding sequence ATGGAGCTGCAGCAGTTGCGCTATGTCGTCGCCGTCGCCGAGACCGGCGGGTTCACCCGGGCCGCCGAGCGGTGCCTGGTGGTGCAGTCGGCGCTGAGCCATCAGATCGCCAAGCTGGAGAAGGAGTTGGGCGCGCGGCTTTTCGAGCGGACCAGCCGCCGGGTGCGGCTGACCGCCGCGGGCGAGGCCTTCCTTCCGGCCGCCCGGCAGGCCCTGGAGGCGGCGGAGCGTGCGCGCGCCGAGGTGGCCGCGGCCACCGGCGAGATCCGGGGCCGGCTCTCCGTCGGCGCGATCTCGACGGTCACGGCGCTGGACGTGCCGGATCTGATGCGCACCTTCCACGACCGCTATCCGCAGGTCAGGCTGAAGCTGATCGACGGCATGAGCGAGTCGCTGGTGGACACGGTGCGCGAGGGCGGCCTGGACCTCGCGATCCTCGGTGTGCCGCCCTCGTTCCGTACGGACCGGCCCGGGCTCGGCAGCCGGACCCTGGCCGTCGACCACCACGTGGCGGTGATGGCGCCCGGGCATCCGCTGGCCCGGACCCGGCGCGGGACCGTGCTGCCGCTGGAGCGCCTGGCGGACGAGGCGTTCGTGGACTTCCCCGCGGGCAGTGCGGCCCGGGCGCAGACCGACGAGGCGTTCCAGGCGGCCGGGCTGCACCGCGAAGTGGCGTTCGAGGCCCGCTTCCTGGGCTTCCTCGCCGACCTGGTGCGCGGCGGGCTCGGCATCTCGCTGCTGCCGTCCCGGCTGGTCCCGCGTCTGCCGGGGCTCACGGCGGTGCCGGTGCGCGGCGGACCGGTGCGCGAGGAGCGGCTGGTGTGGAACGAGGCGCGCCGCTCCCCCGCCGCGGCCGCGTTCCTGGACATGGTGCCCGCGCCGGAGTGA
- a CDS encoding MFS transporter: protein MTQTELRPASAAGAAGTTEPQRTHAGPRRSLLLLMAVATGLSCAGNYVAQPLLDLISRDLGLGSVLTGLVVTAAQAGYALGLMLIIPLGDVLDRRRLAVTLFSATALFLTVSALAPSGPVLLASTILTALTSVGAQVLVAHAAALATAETRGRAVATVMSGVLLGGLLARTAAGGLSGLGGWRTAYWVLAVLMAAMAVVLHRYVPRLFDSTDLRYPALLRSTLALLREEPVLRRRALLGGLSFASYSVQLAAITFLLSGAPYHWSAPAIGLFGLIGAVGVLTMTFAARLADRGKVSLVTGTAVALLLLGWPALYFGAHSLIWLVVGVIALNIGQQAVLNSSQTVIYGLRPEARSRVNSAFSTSFFFGGATGSALAAVVWAAAGWTGITALGAGLAALGLVVWLTGRDH, encoded by the coding sequence ATGACACAGACAGAGCTTCGCCCCGCAAGCGCCGCCGGTGCCGCCGGTACGACCGAGCCCCAGAGGACGCACGCCGGACCGCGCCGCAGCCTGCTCCTCCTCATGGCCGTCGCCACCGGCCTGTCCTGCGCCGGGAACTACGTCGCGCAGCCCCTGCTCGATCTCATCTCCCGCGACCTGGGCCTCGGCAGCGTGCTCACCGGCCTCGTCGTCACCGCCGCGCAGGCGGGGTACGCGCTCGGTCTGATGCTGATCATCCCGCTCGGCGACGTGCTCGACCGGCGGCGCCTCGCGGTCACGCTCTTCTCGGCGACCGCCCTCTTCCTCACCGTCTCCGCGCTCGCCCCCAGCGGCCCCGTGCTCCTCGCCAGCACGATCCTGACGGCCCTGACCTCGGTCGGCGCCCAGGTCCTCGTAGCCCACGCCGCCGCCCTCGCCACCGCGGAGACCCGCGGCCGGGCCGTCGCCACCGTGATGTCAGGCGTGCTGCTGGGCGGCCTGCTGGCCCGCACCGCGGCCGGCGGCCTCTCCGGCCTCGGCGGCTGGCGCACCGCGTACTGGGTGCTCGCCGTGCTCATGGCCGCCATGGCCGTCGTCCTGCACCGGTACGTGCCGCGCCTGTTCGACAGCACCGACCTGCGCTACCCGGCCCTGCTCCGCTCCACCCTCGCCCTGCTGCGCGAGGAGCCGGTGCTGCGCCGGCGGGCCCTGCTCGGCGGCCTGTCCTTCGCCTCGTACAGCGTCCAGCTCGCCGCCATCACCTTCCTGCTCAGCGGTGCCCCGTACCACTGGTCGGCGCCCGCGATCGGACTGTTCGGACTGATCGGGGCCGTGGGCGTGCTCACCATGACCTTCGCGGCGCGGCTCGCCGACCGCGGCAAGGTCTCCCTGGTCACCGGCACCGCCGTCGCCCTGCTGCTGCTCGGCTGGCCGGCCCTGTACTTCGGCGCCCACTCCCTGATCTGGCTCGTCGTCGGCGTCATCGCCCTGAACATCGGCCAGCAGGCCGTCCTCAACAGCAGCCAGACCGTCATCTACGGACTGCGCCCCGAGGCCCGCAGCCGCGTCAACTCGGCCTTCTCCACGTCCTTCTTCTTCGGCGGCGCGACCGGCTCGGCTCTCGCCGCGGTCGTCTGGGCGGCGGCCGGCTGGACCGGCATCACGGCCCTCGGCGCGGGGCTCGCCGCCCTCGGCCTGGTCGTGTGGCTCACGGGGCGTGACCACTGA
- a CDS encoding DUF4232 domain-containing protein, with product MRARHLTAATTAALALAALTVPAATASTRAAPAADLPRCAEKDLTLRADPSDDDGDVLKLRLRNDSGKPCLVDRVPTVTYGDLDGAALPLPAVPHAGRTLAAHATVYAEVRSVSDSDDAEQEVRTVMYVTVTAVPEHDGSRFQALTLGAPAGVRVWEPVTTLWQSSAKQAAKVLYEQTTGRSQFEA from the coding sequence ATGCGCGCTCGTCACCTCACGGCGGCCACCACGGCCGCCCTCGCCCTGGCCGCTCTCACCGTCCCGGCCGCCACGGCCTCGACGCGGGCCGCGCCCGCCGCCGACCTCCCGCGCTGCGCCGAGAAGGACCTGACGCTGCGGGCCGACCCGTCCGACGACGACGGTGACGTGCTCAAGCTCCGGCTGCGCAACGATTCGGGCAAGCCCTGCCTGGTCGACCGCGTCCCCACGGTCACGTACGGGGATCTCGACGGGGCGGCGCTGCCGCTGCCCGCCGTGCCGCACGCGGGACGCACGCTCGCCGCGCACGCCACCGTGTACGCGGAGGTCCGCTCGGTGTCCGACTCGGACGACGCCGAGCAGGAGGTGCGGACGGTCATGTACGTGACGGTGACCGCCGTACCGGAGCACGACGGCAGCCGCTTCCAGGCGCTGACGCTCGGGGCGCCGGCCGGGGTGCGGGTCTGGGAGCCGGTGACGACCCTGTGGCAGTCGTCGGCGAAGCAGGCGGCGAAGGTGCTCTACGAACAGACGACGGGCCGGAGTCAGTTCGAAGCCTGA
- a CDS encoding glycoside hydrolase family 15 protein, translated as MDLQIADHALLGDLETAALVGGDGSVDWLCLPRFDSPAACAALLGTPDHGVWRLAPADPRARAERAYRPDTLVLDTVWRTPDGAVRITDFMPPRATRPCLVRCVEGLTGTVPVHGLLRLRFHQGRVVPWMLRQDPCTVALAGPDAVWVRADGPVRETPDPDGAALGFDAALAPGQRCAVTLVWAPSHLTEPPPELAVPARTQLKETLAFWRRWAAHCAYDGPWRPAVLRSLITWKALTHAPTGAVLAAPTTSLPHGPDGAHDGDGRVCRLDGLRPDLATLIRCGLRAEAAHRVDWLLRTTAGDPAALQDVYGPAGERRLRSVAAPWFPGRPPERPVRFGTDPAGALRTAAHGEVLDALHLALCAGLTGGLDSGRLAAELTRHAGLLWTAAPPPGPADLMTWVALDRGLRIAGRLGRGTDAGSAVLRDTIRRRLVEAPLLPPRTALSMPEAGLLPAADPRVRRALATAHDDPAPTVTDGLLRVRVLAGAGHRTAALASFERILAARNDVGLFAERWDPGTGSPLGNAPSAAAHLALVGTALALSGPAPAAQGRRPGAGPSSSAAA; from the coding sequence ATGGACCTCCAGATCGCGGACCACGCCCTCCTCGGGGACCTGGAGACCGCCGCGCTGGTCGGCGGCGACGGGTCCGTCGACTGGCTCTGCCTGCCCCGCTTCGACTCGCCCGCCGCCTGCGCCGCGCTCCTCGGCACCCCGGACCACGGCGTGTGGCGGCTGGCTCCCGCCGACCCCCGCGCCCGCGCGGAGCGCGCCTACCGGCCCGACACCCTCGTCCTCGACACGGTCTGGCGGACCCCCGACGGCGCCGTCCGGATCACCGACTTCATGCCCCCGCGCGCCACCCGCCCCTGCCTCGTCCGCTGCGTCGAAGGACTCACCGGCACCGTGCCCGTGCACGGACTGCTGCGGCTCCGCTTCCACCAAGGACGCGTCGTCCCCTGGATGCTGCGCCAGGACCCCTGCACCGTCGCCCTCGCCGGACCCGACGCCGTCTGGGTCCGCGCCGACGGCCCCGTCCGCGAGACCCCCGACCCGGACGGCGCCGCCCTCGGCTTCGACGCAGCCCTCGCACCGGGCCAGCGCTGCGCCGTCACCCTCGTCTGGGCGCCCTCGCACCTGACCGAACCCCCGCCCGAGCTCGCCGTGCCCGCCCGCACCCAGCTCAAGGAGACCCTCGCCTTCTGGCGCCGCTGGGCCGCCCACTGCGCCTACGACGGCCCCTGGCGCCCCGCCGTCCTGCGCTCCCTGATCACCTGGAAGGCGCTCACCCACGCCCCCACCGGCGCCGTCCTCGCCGCCCCCACCACCTCCCTGCCGCACGGCCCCGACGGCGCCCACGACGGCGACGGCCGCGTCTGCCGCCTCGACGGCCTGCGCCCCGACCTCGCCACCCTGATCCGCTGCGGCCTGCGCGCCGAGGCCGCCCACCGCGTCGACTGGCTCCTGCGCACCACCGCGGGCGACCCCGCCGCGCTCCAGGACGTCTACGGGCCCGCGGGAGAGCGCCGACTGCGCAGCGTCGCCGCGCCCTGGTTCCCCGGGCGCCCGCCGGAGCGCCCCGTCCGCTTCGGCACCGACCCCGCCGGCGCGCTGCGCACGGCCGCGCACGGCGAGGTCCTCGACGCCCTGCACCTCGCCCTGTGCGCGGGCCTGACCGGCGGCCTCGACTCCGGGCGGCTCGCGGCCGAGCTGACCCGGCACGCCGGACTCCTGTGGACCGCCGCGCCCCCGCCGGGCCCCGCCGACCTCATGACGTGGGTGGCCCTCGACCGGGGCCTGCGCATCGCGGGCCGGCTCGGCCGCGGCACCGACGCGGGCAGCGCCGTCCTGCGCGACACGATCCGGCGCCGCCTCGTCGAGGCACCCCTGCTGCCGCCCCGGACCGCCCTGTCGATGCCCGAGGCCGGACTGCTGCCCGCCGCCGACCCCCGGGTGCGCCGCGCCCTCGCCACCGCGCACGACGACCCCGCCCCCACCGTCACCGACGGACTGCTGCGGGTCCGAGTCCTCGCCGGCGCCGGACACCGGACCGCGGCGCTGGCCTCGTTCGAGCGGATCCTGGCCGCCCGCAACGACGTGGGCCTGTTCGCCGAACGCTGGGACCCCGGCACCGGCAGCCCCCTCGGCAACGCCCCGAGCGCCGCCGCCCATCTCGCGCTCGTCGGCACCGCCCTGGCGCTGTCCGGCCCCGCCCCGGCGGCTCAGGGCCGGCGCCCAGGCGCCGGGCCGTCGAGCAGCGCGGCGGCCTGA